A region of the Vigna unguiculata cultivar IT97K-499-35 chromosome 9, ASM411807v1, whole genome shotgun sequence genome:
tttttattccaataaatatatattacggAATAATAGTCATCTCCAATATGTTGAGTTCAAGTTAAATTTCAATCCGTGAATGTAAATTAGAGAAGATACAGACATCCTTATTATACACTCAATATACATATCAACACCAAAATCTACCTTCATACATGATATTAAACTTATATGAaggcatatttaatatttaaaaaacatttgttTTCAAAGGGGAGCACTTTAATGTTTGataaatgacttttttttaggtttaattagttggaTGATACCCATTTTTATTTAGATGTATCAGTTTGTAACCCCTTTTAAAAAGGTGTCAATTgagtctcaacttttgaaaagataccttaattaggttattttcagcaaaaaattattaacaccgttaacggtattgatatttaaaatgacttacgaaaaattaagtattgatatttatattaaaatttagtgataaaagtcatgaattaagttaacggctttagtaatttttgtttgagatgAACTtgattaagatattttttttaaagttgagactagattgacacattttaaaaaatgggtGCCAAATTGACATATCTGAACGAAAGTGGgtatcatccgactaattaaacttttttttttatcataaaagaaGCTAAACGTGGATTGCAAGACAAAAAAGCTAATTCACATCAAAAtcaatacaaatacaaatactttTGAAAACTAATACGGCTACATCCATTCATGAAAGTATGTGTACTTGCTTACAAAACAAGCCAAAATTTTAGGTTAACATACGAACAAGGTGATCTACTTTTATAAGCAACCTAACAAATTTgcaggaaaaagaaaaaaaaggaatttcGTCAGCATTAAGAATGCTTCAATCGCACTTCTATCCAACAACAGAGCTAATTAATGGCTTTGTCGGCATAAACAACGGATTATTTCACTAATTTATCCTTCATAATTACCTACTCATGTATGAATTAACTCTATAATTACAGTTTTATTAAGGTTGTCCTGAAAATAATCATCATTagataatgaaaaaaagtttaaaaacaagaaagaaaaacgTAAACATTTAATATGATATCTCTACCGTgctttttgaaaaagttgagaaCCTCCTTAGAATAATAGCATTTGAAGAAGCCACGATGACAGTGCTTTTTAAGAAGTGAATGAGTGTTTCTGAAGCAAAGCTCAAAAAAGAGATGCGAAATTGGAGTCTCAGTGTTTCATTTACGTTcgttatcaaaataatattccatgaaaaaaaaaaacttatcatTGCATGTCATAAATCTTCTcaagtaatttaaaatactcACAAAATGTTCGTAACTAGATAAGATAGAAgcactttttatatataatatattatttatgcacttttgattttcagttttaaacGTAAGTGAATTTATGTATAGCCATAAATAATTCATCTTCTGCATACATTTTATTGCCATTTCATTAGTTTTAGTATATAGTTTGCCCTTATTATAAGAGTAAATCCACAATTAGTATCACGTTGATATGATCAAAGACGTGACGTAGTCACAGGATACTTATAAACTTCACTCGGTTCAGAGAAATATACGTATATAATAGTTTTATATGATTTAGTGAAACCAAAACTATTTACAAACTAGTATATCTTTTTCTGTGTTCACTAATTTAATCGTttctattaaaaagaaaaagtgtataataaaaattattaattttagatggaaaatatattgttataaaattaatatatcttaTTAATCATTGTTAAATTTGAAATGTAACACAATCGTTacgaaataaagtgaataacaaagaataaTAGATATTAAAGTAATAGAGAAtagaataaacaataaaaaatgagataatATGGAATAacttttatgtatattattattaatatatcgATAAAAagagttatatatatttatatatacaagtcaataaaaaaacaaattaactaattaatataaatatttacatacaaaaataataaaaaataataaattatatgaatatCCATCATATAACATAGGACTGATTTATCAAATTAATGAACATAGACTGATTTATCAAATTAATGAAAATCATTGATTCATATCAACatgtttttatctattttaaaacatgaaagtAAAAGGTAATTACTGTCAATAGTTAATAGTTGTaccttatttaaaaattgagatttgattagaaattaagatttaaaatggtttaaataatattttctcatttcatttattaaaacgTTTTGTAAAAAGATTCATGACATaactcatattttaaaatgaaaaatatcttttatatatatattgacagTAATTCTATAATCGCTGAGAAcggaataatatttaaattatttatctatttatttgtCTAACATGATATTTCATcgatagatatataaataaaagttaacttttatttttatatcattaataatatgTAACCGACACCAAACGAACctgaaaataagttaatttttaaaaataaagtgttgTCATTTTTTGTGATAAGACATAACATGGGACAAGTGGTGTGTGTTGATTGCCctctccaattctgcatttgCGTCACCGCTCTacatttttttcccattttttaactaaaaaaattacgTATGAGAGTCTAATATATAACATGAAAGGAATTAGGAGGtggcaattttttatataatataattatgcaTTCTAAGAAAATATATCCCAAATTACACTTGGAGTGGGAGAGGAAGATTTAATGCATGTTTAGCTGTTAAAAGTACTCAAAtgagaaaaatgataaaattagtgATACCAGGAGAATGGAGAATAGCCAacttataaatagaaaaaaattgtgagacAAAACAATTTGAACAaagtcattattattattattaggaaaataatatttttgacaaagttttgtttcacaaataatattttttataaaagaaatcttaaaattttattattttatttttgtaattttcataaaaaaatattttatttaataattttttctactttttaaaaaaaatatttttcaaaaaaaatcattttcgtTATTATCACAACTAAAAATTCATGagaattttcttattaatttgttaaaaaatttgcaaaaaaaattaattcatgttATTTTCTTCgaagaattttaattgttagGTAATTacttttggataattatattttacaaaattataaaatttacaagtatttcctacaaattttgttgcaaaaaatattttatacaaaatattttgctaaaaaaataccagctttttttgtaaattttgtttataacaaaattataagtatttcgtgaaaaaaaattaagagaaaatatgaacttttttaataatgtattatgaatatttgcataaaattttttaaaaataacgtGATATTGAAATAGATTTTACCTGGTCTAAGagtatttgatttttatttttgttgttgagaATACATCATTTAACATGACGCATTTTATTGCATATTTTAAGAGCGATTTTGGagtttgtaatatttatttgtcttaAAAAATAGTGTCAGCGGAAGTTGTAAGAAATAGTAGTAAGCGAGATATAGTAGcgtattataataaataattttagtgtCAAATTACTTTTAACTGATTACAAGATAAtgagatagttttttttttttcggtgTATCACTTTTACATTACATGTGAATTAATGATATAGAATAACTAtctaccttttttttatttactgaCAACATAATTTTAGACtgtttttgtagaaaaaaacttcagaaataataatgataaaattgaacCGATGTTAAATCTTAACAACAGTTTGCCCGCTAATAatgatatattctttttaataatctTGTGAAATAAGTTTGTAGTTTGACTCTTGTTGATTATATAGgaattgataattttatattgtaaatagAGGATTGTctataatttatcaaaacaattgataaaattatacTGTAAATAGaatattgtatataattttaacgTAAGTTTACATCGGTTTCTTAGGAGGATTAACGTAAAAAATTTTGCATTCAATAAAAAGTTCTAcaataaaatgagattttttgaactttataattttgtgtGTTCTTATGAGATTAATGATTTTTATCAAGTTGAAGGAGAGTTAGTGAATAGGAAAATTAAACTTAGGACAAAAATTGGACTAATTTGAAAGAAGATTTAGTTGTACATTATTTAAGGGTACAAAAGTAAAAGTTCATTTTTcacttaaacattttttaatttgtacaaCTCAATCTTCTCTAAAGTTGTCCAacttttattctaaatttgacTTCATTAATCACTAACTACTTTTTAactttataacaaaaaaattcacatgTTAGGCAACACAAAAAAgtgaaacatattaaaaaaataatttcattatagttttttttattggtaaaaAGATGAGTCAATATGAGAATTAATGTTGGATTTTGAtaaacatgaaataaaaaagaaagaaagatattCATGCAAagtcattattttgtttatcaatAAATTGTCACCTCCTAATTCAAGATAACGTGTTTTAGTATGGTTGTTAACAGTAATAATGAGGAGAGAACTTGTAATGtaaatagaagaagaaatttaCGTTAGACCCCTTATGAGTCGACATAAATTTAGGATGGTTACACTCTAAATcaacataaattttgaaattaatatctGTTGAAACTATGTTTGACATTAAATTCTTCAAACGTGAAAATAGTGACATAGATAAATTTGTGTGTTAGTGTTATTGTTGTCGACATATCCCCTCTAACTTAAAATGTTcatagtatttttaaataacctacaatttttatttgtttgaaaaattaaaagagttaaatatactaataaatcaaaattaaatatataattttaaagtttaaatattattaaatttatattaaaactttagCTTAATGatttaatgtataattaaatataaatgatgataaaatatatgttttaaaaataacataatttaaattttaaaaaatatataattattattttatgggATGGACAATGGACGTGGTAGGTGTAACGAAGCATGAGATGGGGTTGTTGTGAAAAGCAAAAACTCCTGATTGTTTAATCCGTCACTCATTCACCTGTCAAGCCATTAGCTATGtattctttttttaacaaactaaaaaatgagatgaaaaaaagtatgtttacattttaaagggattatattaatatgattttttaaagaTGTTATTATCAGTttttccattttaaaaaaagtataatttattttttatataatttttaaaacagtATATATTCTActataatcataatattttaaaaattataattattatttcaaaattggTTCTTgtataaatttatcaattagtttaatCCAAGCTTATTTGGTCCTAtattaaatgtatataataaaaacagGTTCATTTTAGTTCAGATGGGTGTTTGcttgtttaactttgtctaatCTATTTTAcagattaaatcaaatatattttatcagcTTTGCTTTTACGAAATAAGATGAAATGCAGTAAcgtttttattgaataaaactcTTACACTTTGTAAGTATTCTGAATATTCTTCTTCTAACTCATCAGATCTAGATGCCTTCTTAAGATTTTGGTTatgtaaaaatttgttttcactcactatttacataataaaattcatttcaactaatttttaaaacgaTATCAGCTTATTATACACAACAATTTGTAACTAGAGTACTTTTTTCAGTATTGGTTGCAACTAAAAAGATAcattaatgatataataaatttcATATCACTATTTTTgatcataaaattataacatgCAATAAGTTTGTCGATAACATATATAGTAATTATGTTTACAAATACTGAAAAATTCATTAGTTATAATTTGGACCATTATTTGAAATTGATGCAAGTGAATGAAGTAATAATGGTAAATTGAAAAGAATCTACAGCTGTATATAGCTGCCACTCCATAAATTGTATTGTAAGTTGATGCTCATACGATGTTGACTGAAGAAGGGTGTGATGATTGGAGAACAAATCTAAtcatcattttttgtttttttgagaTACTTTCATTTAGTTTATAcagttatattaatattaataatattattgaaatttaaaaaatgtaaatcagGGTTAATCCCTGCATTCAGGTCCCTGAATTAGATATATAGGGAAAAGaaagatatttattaatattattactatttttctattaatatgtTATGAAAGAGACACGCCCCTCTCAGACTAAAAAAGAAATCCCTTGCCGTTAACAAAGCTCAAAACTTTACATAGCGATTCGACGTCGTTTCGAACCTGCCACCGCATTTTGAAAGTTAAAACCCCACCAACCACCGACCACCGCCTTCAGATACGACGGTGAATCTCTCTCCcctctctttctccttctcctcGTCTCTTTCTATATGTTCACAACACTTGTGTCATATAGGCAAATCGCTTCTCAAAATTCCTGCATTTGCGACGCCATGTTCCCTTTGAATCGCAGAGACCCACCCGCCAAACCTAACTCCAAAAAAACCTAATTTTTGTACTCGTTATAGCTGCCCAATTGTTGTTTGCAATCTGGGTCGAACCCGTTTCGATTTTTCTTGACTTGGATCTTATGGTGGAGAAGCATGGAAGAAATTGAAGGGGTGGATTGTTGCAGTAAAAGTGAAAGCAGGAGCTCTAGTGGGACTCGACCTCCCAATCCCAACCCACCTTCACATCGCCAATGCAAACTTGTTCGCCACGCTTCTCTCGTGAGTTATTCTTTCACAAAATTGATCTTTTCTTTAAGTAAGTAATTTTGTGCTAGCATGTTAGTGTGTGTGCTTATTTATATCCTTTTAGACAGGAAAATGCTGATTTGTGATTTTGTTGTTTGAACTGTTATGGAATTATTGAGTTCCTTGAAATGGCTATAATTTCTATATTTGACAATTTTGAACACCGTTTCTTTTCCTTTCCGTTGCCATTTTGATGCAGTGGGAGATTTTGGAAAGTTGTTGCAAAGGAAAGTGGTTGAGTCATATATGTGCAAGTTGTTTTAGCTTATATGGgttatatttcttttcattctttatAGATGAAACCTAGAATTGGGATTTAGGGTAAAAGGAAAGTTTGGTGGGGAGAAGTAATGTAAAACACTGATGTTCGGTTGGTGTGGTAAAAAATGTCAGATCGTGGAGGTGTTGAATTAAATAAAACCGTGTAAATAATAACATTGAACTTTGTTCCGTCTTGCCAATTTTATGGTTACCTCGGGTGTGCTAACGTTCCTGAGCTCCTCTGGATTTGTCTATTTGGTTTTTTGTTGGTATAATTTACAGTCATTAGAGTATTGGGAGTGCTATTGATATGTTGTTTCTGGAGTTGCAAGTTCCTTTCTgctctgaaaaaaaaaaaattattttctgagTTTTATTTTCCATCTGTTGTTTTTCTAACTGTTGTGGCTAAATCAAcagataaaaacaaatttgtGCGATGCATCTGAGCCAGGGGATGTTACTGAAGATTGCCAGACTGATTTCTTTCCAACGCTTCGTTCTGGAGCTTGCGCTGATATTGGATTTCGGTCAAGTATGGAGGATGTATATGTTTGTGTTGACAATTTTATGCACGATTATGGACTCAAGAGTTGTATAGATGGACCCAGTGCTTTCTATGGGGTATTTATCTATTTTTGGTGCTTAACTTGATTAATAGTGATTATTGGGTCGGTGAATTTTACTTTTTCTGATGATGACATTTGTGTGGAATTTCTTTGCAAATCATAGTCCTCATGCTAATATTCTCCGGTGATAATGCATTGCTTCACCAATACGGACTATTGACATATAAACACATCTTAGACACAACATTGCTGATCCCGGAGAAAATTTTGCTTGTTTCTTGCATTTGTTTGAAAACTGTTGTGAAAGTCAGGTAATGATTATGGTCAATGGCTTGGTCAGGTGTTTGATGGACATGGCGGAAAGCATGCTGCGGACTTTGCCTGCCAGCATCTGCCAAAGTTTATTCTCAATGATGAAGATTTCCCTGGAGACATTGAAAGGATAGTTGCTTCGGCATTTCTGCAAACAGACAATGCCTTTGCAGAAGCTTGCTCACTGGATGCTGCACTTGCATCAGGCACCACTGCATTAGCTACTCTTGTTATAGGAAGGTCAGGATTTCGACAATCTAGGtgtacatatatattattttttccaaCTAGCCAAAATCATgttattcatttttctttggGTAAGTTTCCACTGTTTTTTTAAGGAAGTGCAAATGAGAATCAGGAACATTTCCGGCATGAAAGTGGATAGCTTTGATGAGTTGTGTGATGATGATAGTTTGTGATTGCAGGTTGCTGGTGGTGGCGAATGCCGGAGATTGTCGAGCTGTGCTGTGCCGTCGTGGAAAAGCGATTGAGATGTCAAGAGATCATAAACCGAGTTGCAACAAAGAGAGGAAGCGGATCGAGGCTTCTGGGGGGTATGTGTACGATGGATATCTTAACGGGCAACTGAATGTTGCTCGAGCACTTGGTGACTGGCACATGGAAGGAATGAAGAGCAAAGATGGTGGACCACTGAGTTCAGAACCCGAACTCATGACTACAAAACTGACGAGCGAGGACGAATTTCTGATCATAGGTTGTGATGGTATTTGGGATGTATTCCGGAGCCAAAATGCAGTGGATTTCGCCCGGCGCAGGCTCCAGGAGCATAATGACCCAACCATGTGCAGTAAGGATCTGGTTGATGAGGCTTTAAAGAGAAAGAGTGGAGACAATTTGTCTGCGGTTGTGATTTGCTTCCAGCAGCAACCTCCTCCCAACTTGGTGGCCCCTCGCTCCAGAGTGCACCGGAGCTTCTCTGCTGAAGGTTTGAAGGAGTTGCAGAGTTTCCTTGACAGCTTGGGTAATTGAGTTCcttcaattttcttcttttgaggaTTAAGATTCATTTGTAATTGTAGGTGTAGTAGGCCTGAGAGATAACTTTGACTGTAACATATGCGGCATCTAGTCGacatttaatttagtccttccaTATTTAGAATCATTGCCTCATTCTTCTTACATTTCTGCATAATCAATACATATGGTTATGTGATGCATTTCAACTATCTGGTTCCTTTTAACTGGGCTATTACATACTTCAGATTAACTTTTATGCAAAACAGATCAATTTTTCTCTTGTGGATTAAGGGTAGGATCCTATTGACCAGTGATCTTATACATAATTTCCACAGTTTGTTTGTTTGAGTGTGAATGAAACATGAgatgtttttattattgttgaagtGACTACTTTTCAACAGAACAATCAACCAACCCTTGAACAAATAAAGGTGTATTTACGACTAAACCTTAATTGTGTTAAGTAAGGATTGAAAgactgtttattttttatttgtttaatcgCAAGACGCTCTTATTTTTTAGGTATTAGTTAAAGTCActtctaaaactttattttgtTGAAGAGAACGCGAGGactacgattttttttttttttttaattcttaaaagtCAGGTATAGTTCTTGCTAAAACGCCCAGGTTCCCATTTAATATAATGCTTGTGAGAATGTGATTGGTGTCCGTTGTCATtttgaattattgtttttatgttttgttaacgtactgattttgtttttggtaATTATATTTGTGGAATtagtttttgtaataattttatctttctctttttgcttttcttttcttatttgatatttttctaataattttccTCATAAAGTATAATAGACCATATTATATTTAGTTATGAGTGAATTAACAAATGACGTCACAATTTTAGTCATAATAAACAGTGAGTGTGACGTAACAtcattaaattattcattactcCTAATAAATTGCACGTTGCTTCCGTGCGCTTTttttttaaccattaaaatgaaaacaatttgaTAAAGATGGACAGATAGACAGATCCATAAATTATTGATCCACATCTTCTgcacataaaataattcttACACTATTCAATATTATCTTTTCTATTCTCTCTCTCgttataaaatcattttctcTGCTATCTATGTCTCTTTGTTGACTCAGTTTTCTTGGACTATTCTGAGAACAACAAAACAGGCACATTCACATAGGCAATGGACTGACCATTAACATTTACGACACAGAAGTACAATGTAGCCGTATTGTAGAACAAGGAACATGGATTGTAACATTACgacaaaaagtgaaaaattagTTCTTTCACCGGTGGAAGTATAGAAATAATacacatttatatattcatattatgTGAATGCAAATTTCAtctcaaaaatcagttttttATAGTTTACTTAGGTATAAAATCTacttttttaacataatatcatataataaacaaatgttGCAGAAATTTCGAAGGAGAATAGTGATCTATGTTTctatatatttctttgttgtTGGATGAAATGTGATCCTTCATTTACAAGTTGTGCAGAATAAAGTGTTCATCTCTTTTGGAAATTGAATGCCTTGATTGAGAAGGCAAAGGTAAATCCAAAAAGTAGTGAAAACCCAACAAGCACAGCAGCAGCTACACCTACAAAGTCATCTCTATACCCAAAGTAACTCCTAACAAACTCTTCCACACTCTCTCCACTCTCTATACGATCTTTTATGTCACCAAATTGTGAAGTTACCAATCCATACAAGGTCCAGGACACAGGACAGATCCAAAagtaccatctccaccacactGGCATCCTCTGTATCagtataaaatatcatttctgAGTCAATCACTTACCATATGCGTATATGTGTTAAAATGAAGCTAAAGGGAGATATGAACTTACTGTTCTTGGAATCACAAATCCTGAGAAGAGGTTCCATATCATGTAGAACCCAAAGGAAACTATAGCAGCAACGTTGTGATCTGGGGTAAGACCCACAGCCATCATGCCATAGAAGGTGAAGTATAAAAAGGTGAAGAACATGAAGAAGAGATACCAAAAGAACTTGCCGAGTGTCCAATCAAACCCAATCATAGCATACACTATCACCCCATACACGAGGGTCTGTATGAGTATGTATGGGATCTCAATGGCAACCTGAATATTCCATAACTTCATGATTAGTGTTCTATAATTAAGAGAATCACTTGGTAATTGATTGTTAGTGTTCTTTACTCATGGATGAACAATTTCGTGTATACCTGTCCAAATGCGTATGGTAAAGCTGAGTACATTCCAGCAGCTCTTTCTCTGTAGAACACTGTTCTCTCAATGGCTACAAC
Encoded here:
- the LOC114196046 gene encoding probable protein phosphatase 2C 22 → MEEIEGVDCCSKSESRSSSGTRPPNPNPPSHRQCKLVRHASLIKTNLCDASEPGDVTEDCQTDFFPTLRSGACADIGFRSSMEDVYVCVDNFMHDYGLKSCIDGPSAFYGVFDGHGGKHAADFACQHLPKFILNDEDFPGDIERIVASAFLQTDNAFAEACSLDAALASGTTALATLVIGRLLVVANAGDCRAVLCRRGKAIEMSRDHKPSCNKERKRIEASGGYVYDGYLNGQLNVARALGDWHMEGMKSKDGGPLSSEPELMTTKLTSEDEFLIIGCDGIWDVFRSQNAVDFARRRLQEHNDPTMCSKDLVDEALKRKSGDNLSAVVICFQQQPPPNLVAPRSRVHRSFSAEGLKELQSFLDSLGN